A genomic segment from Aegilops tauschii subsp. strangulata cultivar AL8/78 chromosome 1, Aet v6.0, whole genome shotgun sequence encodes:
- the LOC109751091 gene encoding uncharacterized protein — protein MSSPARSTVSAASAGGAIAISAADDLTDSIDALYRKDEAMAELKSEVMEALQKEVRSLDDNSWMFAAPRSRINLISRPGGYVPKQQGKIAELDQASKKTRNC, from the exons ATGAGCTCTCCGGCGAGGTCGACTGTCTCGGCGGCGAGCGCGGGAGGCGCGATCGCGATCTCCGCTGCCGACGACCTCACCGACTCGATCGACGCGCTCTACCGCAAGGACGAGGCCATGGCCG AGCTCAAGTCGGAGGTCATGGAGGCGCTGCAAAAGGAGGTCAGGTCGCTCGACGACAACAGCTGGATGTTCGCCGCCCCGCGCTCCCGCATCAACCTCATCTCCAGGCCAG GTGGTTACGTGCCCAAGCAACAGGGGAAAATTGCGGAGCTGGATCAAGCGTCCAAGAAGACAAGGAACTGCTAG
- the LOC109751090 gene encoding NADH dehydrogenase [ubiquinone] 1 beta subcomplex subunit 10-B: MVRKAKVEFDERPPDDFDPKNPYGDPVAMLEYREHLVREKWIQIETAKIIRDRLRWCYRIEGVNHHQKCRHLVDQYLESTRGVGWGKDHRPADLHEPKKVVEVED; the protein is encoded by the exons ATGGTGCGGAAGGCCAAGGTCGAGTTCGACGAGAGGCCGCCGGATGACTTCGACCCGAAGAACCCGTACGGGGACCCGGTGGCGATGCTGGAGTACAGGGAGCACCTGGTGCGGGAGAAGTGGATCCAGATCGAGACCGCCAAGATCATCCGCGACCGCCTCCGCTGGTGCTACCGGATCGAGGGCGTCAACCACCACCAGAAGTGCCGCCACCTCGTCGACCAGTACCTCGAGTCCACCCGCGGCGTCGGGTGGGGCAAGGACCACCGCCCGGCGGACCTCCACG AGCCCAAGAAGGTGGTCGAGGTCGAGGACTAG
- the LOC109751093 gene encoding inositol-tetrakisphosphate 1-kinase 1, which translates to MAAAAAEPSSADSRRYVVGYALAPKKQNSFIKPSLISRAAARGVDLVPVDDARPLADQGPFDLVIHKLYGHDWRAQLQAFSARYPSVPVVDPPHAIDRLHNRISMLQVVSELDVPLSDAASASADGEGHRHTFGIPSQVVVYDAAALADSGLLAALRFPLIAKPLVADGSAKSHKMSLVYHREGLRKLRPPLVLQEFVNHGGVIFKVYVVGGHVTCVKRRSLPDVSKEILEDAAAEGTISFSQVSNLPNQRTAEEYYEDMRLEDAVMPPTDFVNEIAGGLRRALGLQLFNFDMIRDVRAGDRYLVIDINYFPGYAKMPGYEIVLTNFFWDMVHKDDVALKEEEEQSNHAVVK; encoded by the coding sequence atggccgccgccgccgccgagccctccTCCGCCGACAGCCGCCGCTACGTCGTCGGCTACGCGCTCGCGCCCAAGAAGCAGAACAGCTTCATCAAGCCCTCGCTCATCTCCcgcgcggcggcgcgcggcgtcGACCTCGTCCCCGTCGACGACGCGCGGCCCCTCGCCGACCAGGGccccttcgacctcgtcatccaCAAGCTCTACGGCCACGACTGGCGCGCCCAGCTCCAGGCCTTCTCCGCCCGCTACCCCTCCGTCCCCGTCGTCGACCCGCCCCACGCCATCGACCGCCTCCACAACCGCATCTCCATGCTCCAGGTCGTCTCCGAGCTCGACGTCCCGCTCTCCgacgccgcctccgcctccgctgACGGCGAAGGCCACCGCCACACCTTCGGCATCCCCAGCCAGGTCGTCGTCTACGACGCCGCCGCGCTCGCCGACTCGGGCCTCCTCGCCGCGCTCCGCTTCCCGCTCATCGCCAAGCCCCTCGTCGCCGACGGCAGCGCCAAGTCGCACAAGATGTCCCTCGTCTACCACCGAGAGGGGCTCCGCAAGCTCCGCCCGCCGCTCGTCCTGCAGGAGTTCGTCAACCACGGGGGCGTCATCTTCAAGGTTTACGTCGTCGGCGGCCACGTCACCTGCGTCAAGCGCCGCAGCCTACCGGACGTCTCGAAGGAGATCCTCgaggacgccgccgccgagggCACCATCTCCTTCTCGCAGGTATCCAATCTCCCCAATCAGCGCACGGCCGAGGAGTACTACGAGGACATGCGGCTCGAGGACGCCGTCATGCCGCCCACTGATTTCGTCAACGAGATCGCAGGCGGGCTCCGCCGTGCCCTGGGCCTGCAGCTCTTCAACTTCGACATGATCCGGGATGTTCGTGCCGGGGACCGGTATCTCGTCATTGACATCAACTACTTCCCCGGTTACGCGAAGATGCCCGGCTACGAAATTGTCCTTACTAATTTCTTCTGGGATATGGTTCACAAGGACGACGTGGCCctcaaggaggaggaggagcagagcAATCATGCTGTTGTGAAATGA